In a genomic window of Labrys wisconsinensis:
- a CDS encoding ABC transporter ATP-binding protein, with translation MDPAGPEATQPGPSRQPTRLAVEAVTLRYGGRPGVLALDDVSLTVAQNEFCVIVGPSGCGKSSLLYLAAGLQDVTSGRILLDGREVVEPGPDRGMVFQSYTLFPWLTVRANIEYGPKRRGLPAAERRDIVEHYLAEVGLVAFADHYPAQLSGGMKQRVAIARALANDPAVLLMDEPFGALDSQTRGTMQKLLLRVWERQQKTVLFVTHDIDEALVLGDRVLVMTARPGRIKAEIEVELPRPRSMAQMLEPDFIALKRRILGLLHDEIDEDH, from the coding sequence ATGGATCCTGCCGGCCCCGAGGCGACGCAGCCCGGTCCCTCCCGACAGCCGACGCGTCTCGCCGTCGAGGCCGTGACGCTGCGCTACGGCGGCAGGCCCGGCGTGCTGGCGCTCGACGACGTGTCCCTGACGGTGGCGCAGAACGAGTTCTGCGTCATCGTCGGCCCCTCCGGCTGCGGCAAGTCGAGCCTGCTCTACCTCGCCGCCGGCCTGCAGGACGTCACCTCGGGCCGCATCCTGCTCGACGGGCGGGAGGTGGTCGAGCCCGGCCCCGACCGCGGCATGGTGTTCCAGAGCTACACGCTGTTCCCCTGGCTGACGGTGCGCGCCAACATCGAGTACGGCCCGAAGCGTCGCGGCCTGCCGGCAGCAGAGCGCCGCGACATCGTCGAGCACTACCTTGCCGAGGTCGGCCTCGTCGCCTTCGCCGACCATTACCCCGCGCAGCTCTCCGGCGGCATGAAGCAGCGCGTCGCCATCGCCCGGGCGCTCGCCAACGACCCGGCGGTGCTGTTGATGGACGAGCCCTTCGGCGCCCTCGACAGCCAGACCCGCGGCACCATGCAGAAGCTGCTGCTGCGCGTGTGGGAGCGCCAGCAGAAGACCGTGCTGTTCGTCACCCACGACATCGACGAGGCGCTGGTGCTCGGCGACCGGGTGCTGGTCATGACGGCGCGGCCCGGCCGGATCAAGGCCGAGATCGAGGTCGAGCTGCCGCGGCCACGCTCGATGGCGCAGATGCTGGAGCCCGATTTCATCGCCCTGAAGCGCCGCATCCTCGGCCTGCTGCACGACGAAATCGACGAGGACCATTGA
- a CDS encoding metallophosphoesterase family protein, whose translation MPIYFISDTHFGDSRGLRLDRRPFPSVREHDEALVARWNETVAPDDTVWHLGDFALGRPPERASDLLTWLNGTKHLIIGNNDPPATREASGWASVSHYAEINVEDTELVLCHYPFRTWNGMGRGRIDLHGHSHGRLKPMPRQHDVGVDAWDYRPVTLGTILAGRRPAAASR comes from the coding sequence GTGCCCATCTACTTCATCAGCGACACGCATTTCGGCGATTCTCGCGGGCTGCGCCTCGACCGCCGCCCCTTCCCCTCGGTGCGCGAGCACGACGAGGCCCTGGTAGCGCGCTGGAACGAGACCGTCGCGCCCGACGACACAGTCTGGCACCTCGGCGACTTCGCCCTCGGGCGCCCCCCGGAGCGGGCCAGCGACCTGCTGACGTGGTTGAACGGCACCAAGCACCTGATCATCGGCAACAACGATCCCCCGGCGACGCGCGAGGCGTCGGGCTGGGCGAGCGTGTCGCACTATGCGGAAATCAACGTCGAGGACACCGAGCTCGTGCTCTGCCACTACCCCTTCCGCACCTGGAACGGCATGGGGCGAGGCCGGATCGACCTCCACGGTCACAGCCACGGCCGGCTGAAGCCGATGCCGCGGCAGCACGATGTCGGCGTCGATGCCTGGGACTACCGCCCGGTCACGCTCGGCACCATCCTGGCGGGGCGCCGGCCCGCGGCGGCGAGCCGCTGA
- a CDS encoding ABC transporter ATP-binding protein, whose translation MDLAVRRPPDGAAAGGLPVGAVALHEVSVAFAIRGAPAYKAVAPTSLAVAEGAFVAIVGPTGCGKSTLLNAVAGLLQPAGGWVEIFGERLAGLNGRAGYLFQQDALMPWKTALDNVAIALEVAGTPRREAVAAARDWLGKVGLARFAERYPHQLSGGQRKRVGLAQVLIRRPRILLMDEPFGPLDAQTRQIMGNLLLGLWAEDRKAVLFVTHDLEEAIALSDRVVIMSAGPEARIIGDHVIDLPRPRDAAEVRLDPRFHALHRRIWDQLRAEVAKTYEEGAAR comes from the coding sequence ATGGATCTGGCCGTTCGGCGGCCCCCTGACGGCGCGGCCGCCGGCGGCCTGCCGGTCGGCGCGGTCGCCCTGCACGAGGTCAGCGTCGCCTTCGCCATCAGGGGCGCCCCCGCCTACAAGGCGGTCGCGCCGACGTCGCTCGCGGTGGCGGAGGGCGCGTTCGTCGCCATCGTCGGCCCGACCGGCTGCGGCAAGTCGACCTTGCTCAACGCCGTCGCCGGCCTGCTGCAGCCGGCGGGCGGATGGGTCGAGATTTTCGGCGAGCGGCTCGCCGGCCTCAACGGCCGGGCCGGCTATCTCTTCCAGCAGGATGCGCTGATGCCCTGGAAGACGGCGCTGGACAACGTCGCCATCGCCCTGGAGGTCGCCGGCACGCCGCGGCGCGAGGCCGTGGCGGCGGCGCGCGACTGGCTGGGCAAGGTCGGCCTCGCCCGCTTCGCCGAGCGCTATCCCCACCAATTGTCGGGCGGCCAGCGCAAGCGCGTCGGCCTGGCGCAGGTGCTGATTCGCCGGCCGAGGATCCTGCTGATGGACGAGCCGTTCGGGCCGCTCGACGCCCAGACCCGCCAGATCATGGGCAACCTTCTGCTCGGTCTGTGGGCAGAGGATCGCAAGGCCGTGCTGTTCGTCACCCACGACCTGGAGGAGGCGATCGCGCTCTCCGACCGGGTGGTCATCATGTCCGCCGGGCCGGAGGCGCGCATCATCGGCGACCACGTGATCGACCTGCCGCGCCCGCGCGATGCCGCCGAGGTGCGGCTCGACCCGCGCTTCCACGCGCTGCACCGGCGCATCTGGGACCAGCTCCGGGCCGAGGTGGCCAAGACCTACGAGGAGGGCGCGGCGCGGTGA
- a CDS encoding LysR family transcriptional regulator: MRYTFRQLEYFIAAGETGSITLASERINISQPSISTAISHLEQELGVQLFVRHHAQGLSLTPAGRTLLREAKRVIEQAEALYTVASEAGDQVRGQLTVGCLVTLAPMVLPELTHSFTSAFPATQIRHAENNQERLLEGLRRAEIDIALTYDLQIPDGISFAPLASLPAHVVVGESHPFARQTAVSLRELAGEPLVMLDLPLSREYFLALFMKEGLEPTIAMRSAYPDVVRTMVANGYGYTLANVRPRSDLALDGRRVVRVRLAGEHRPMRIGTATLSQLAKSRLVTAFETHCRAFVSDAYIPGMVAPDTERRVRKG; encoded by the coding sequence ATGCGCTACACCTTCCGCCAGCTCGAATATTTCATCGCCGCCGGCGAGACCGGGAGCATCACGCTCGCCTCCGAGCGCATCAACATCTCGCAACCCTCGATCTCCACCGCCATCTCGCATCTGGAGCAGGAGCTCGGCGTGCAGCTCTTCGTGCGCCACCACGCCCAGGGCCTCTCCCTGACGCCGGCCGGCCGCACGCTGCTGCGCGAGGCCAAGCGGGTGATCGAGCAGGCCGAGGCGCTCTATACCGTCGCCTCGGAGGCGGGGGACCAGGTGCGCGGCCAGCTCACCGTCGGCTGCCTGGTGACGCTGGCGCCGATGGTGCTGCCGGAACTGACCCATTCCTTCACGTCGGCCTTCCCGGCCACGCAGATCCGCCACGCCGAGAACAACCAGGAGCGGCTCCTGGAGGGGCTGCGCCGGGCCGAGATCGACATCGCCCTCACCTATGACCTGCAGATCCCCGATGGCATCAGCTTCGCGCCGCTCGCCAGCCTGCCGGCCCATGTGGTGGTGGGCGAATCCCACCCCTTCGCCCGCCAGACCGCCGTCAGCCTGCGCGAGCTCGCCGGCGAGCCCCTGGTGATGCTCGACCTGCCGCTCAGCCGCGAATATTTCCTGGCCCTGTTCATGAAGGAGGGGCTGGAGCCGACCATCGCCATGCGCTCGGCCTATCCCGACGTGGTCCGCACCATGGTCGCCAACGGCTACGGCTACACCCTGGCCAATGTCCGGCCGCGCTCGGACCTCGCCCTGGACGGGCGCCGCGTGGTGCGGGTGCGCCTCGCCGGCGAGCACCGGCCGATGCGGATCGGCACGGCGACGCTGAGCCAGCTCGCCAAGTCGCGCCTGGTCACCGCCTTCGAGACCCATTGCCGCGCCTTCGTCTCCGACGCCTACATCCCTGGCATGGTCGCCCCGGACACGGAACGGCGCGTGCGCAAGGGGTGA
- a CDS encoding TAXI family TRAP transporter solute-binding subunit, which produces MRVAAAVVLGCLVGLLPATGRAAGQGSVLPLPNVERTREEVNRIRANMVGLVSGATGGVYAQIGYDLMRLLDDRDGGSLRVAANLGTGGVNNLDDLRNRPGVDFAIIQGDVVQAYGAEPRFEEFRQRLRYVSRLHTEYVHVIARRDIAARAGGTICALKGERVNAGGIRSGSALTVVNLFNRALGLGVVIDDSTSTQEGLDQLETGKVAAVIFVVGRGAPVFANDRTARRFAEGLEWLTIPATVLKDGCGAAPAIDVLAEQPYEAAQLTSRDYPQLIEAGGAVDTLGVPSVLVAYEFPSGPRADAGRTFIERFFQQAPDPRSGVGRAGGGFSSNWCGIDLALPVKGWARHKAAQAWLDAHPGAPTRIDCAAARPSFCSSNDALAAEWADRARTANPPLAPQSPQFLTEFMAFRQRECP; this is translated from the coding sequence ATGCGGGTCGCGGCGGCTGTCGTTCTGGGATGCCTCGTCGGCCTGCTGCCAGCGACCGGTCGCGCCGCCGGCCAGGGCTCGGTGCTGCCGTTGCCCAACGTGGAACGCACGCGCGAGGAAGTGAACCGGATCCGCGCGAACATGGTCGGCCTGGTGTCCGGCGCCACGGGCGGCGTCTACGCCCAGATCGGCTATGACCTGATGCGCCTGCTCGACGACCGCGACGGCGGCTCGCTGCGTGTCGCGGCCAACCTGGGCACAGGCGGCGTCAACAATCTCGACGATCTGCGCAATCGGCCGGGTGTCGATTTCGCCATCATCCAGGGCGACGTGGTGCAGGCCTATGGCGCCGAGCCGCGCTTCGAGGAGTTCCGGCAGAGGCTGCGCTACGTCAGCCGCCTGCATACCGAATATGTGCACGTGATCGCGCGCCGGGACATCGCAGCCAGGGCCGGGGGCACGATCTGTGCCCTGAAGGGCGAGCGCGTGAATGCCGGGGGCATCCGATCGGGCTCCGCCCTGACGGTCGTCAACCTGTTCAACCGCGCGCTGGGGCTCGGCGTCGTGATCGACGACAGCACCTCCACGCAGGAGGGACTCGACCAGCTGGAGACGGGCAAGGTCGCGGCGGTCATCTTCGTCGTCGGCCGCGGCGCGCCGGTGTTCGCCAACGACCGCACGGCCCGGCGCTTCGCCGAAGGCCTGGAATGGCTGACGATTCCTGCGACGGTGCTCAAGGACGGCTGCGGCGCGGCACCGGCGATCGATGTGCTGGCCGAGCAGCCCTATGAGGCCGCCCAGCTGACCAGCCGCGACTATCCCCAGCTGATCGAGGCCGGCGGCGCCGTCGATACTCTCGGCGTGCCCTCCGTGCTGGTGGCCTATGAATTCCCCAGCGGCCCCCGCGCCGATGCCGGCCGAACCTTCATCGAGCGCTTCTTTCAGCAGGCGCCGGACCCTCGCAGCGGCGTCGGTCGCGCCGGCGGCGGCTTCAGCTCCAATTGGTGCGGCATCGATCTGGCTTTGCCGGTCAAGGGGTGGGCGCGGCACAAGGCCGCCCAAGCATGGCTGGACGCCCATCCCGGCGCTCCCACGCGGATCGATTGCGCCGCGGCGCGCCCTTCCTTCTGCAGCTCGAACGACGCCCTGGCCGCGGAATGGGCCGACAGGGCCAGGACCGCAAACCCGCCGCTTGCGCCGCAGTCGCCGCAATTCCTGACGGAATTCATGGCCTTCAGGCAGCGTGAATGTCCTTGA
- a CDS encoding ABC transporter substrate-binding protein, whose protein sequence is MKLRTILTAAALALAGFSQATAAALEKTSITLGVGGKPLFYYLPLTLAERLGYFQEQGLTVEINDFGGGAKALQALIGGSVDAVTGAYEHTIRMQAKQQDIRAVIELGRYPGIVLAVRKDKAETIRSAADLKGATIGVTAPGSSTHIFVQYLMAKAGLGTDDASFIGVGGGPSAVAAIQQGQVDAIAHLDPVISKLEALDAIKVLVDTRTAEGTKAVFGGTNPAAVLYLKKDFIDANPNTVQALVNAFAKTLRWLEKATPEQVAAAVPEEYWLGDKDLYIKAFVATRPIYSVDGDIDPASMKSTLDLLTVTDPSFDAKAIDLGKTFDGSFLKKVPAQ, encoded by the coding sequence ATGAAGTTGCGCACCATCCTGACGGCCGCCGCCCTCGCGCTCGCCGGCTTCTCCCAGGCCACCGCCGCCGCGCTGGAGAAGACGTCGATCACGCTGGGCGTCGGCGGCAAGCCGCTGTTCTACTACCTGCCGCTGACCCTGGCCGAGCGGCTCGGCTATTTCCAGGAGCAGGGGCTCACCGTCGAGATCAACGATTTCGGCGGCGGCGCCAAGGCGCTGCAGGCGCTGATCGGCGGCTCGGTCGACGCCGTCACCGGCGCCTACGAGCACACGATCCGCATGCAGGCCAAGCAGCAGGACATCCGCGCCGTCATCGAGCTCGGCCGCTATCCCGGCATCGTGCTGGCCGTGCGCAAGGACAAGGCCGAGACGATCAGGTCGGCCGCCGACCTCAAGGGCGCCACGATCGGCGTCACCGCGCCGGGCTCCTCGACCCATATCTTCGTGCAGTACCTGATGGCCAAGGCCGGGCTCGGCACCGACGACGCTTCCTTCATCGGGGTCGGCGGCGGTCCGTCGGCCGTCGCGGCCATCCAGCAGGGCCAGGTCGACGCCATCGCCCATCTCGACCCCGTCATCTCCAAGCTCGAGGCGCTCGACGCCATCAAGGTCCTGGTCGACACCCGCACCGCCGAGGGCACCAAGGCGGTGTTCGGTGGCACCAACCCCGCGGCGGTGCTGTACCTGAAGAAGGACTTCATCGACGCCAATCCGAACACGGTGCAGGCGCTGGTCAACGCCTTCGCCAAGACGCTGCGATGGCTGGAGAAGGCGACGCCTGAGCAGGTTGCCGCCGCCGTGCCGGAAGAATACTGGCTCGGCGACAAGGACCTCTACATCAAGGCGTTCGTGGCGACGCGCCCGATCTACTCGGTGGACGGCGACATCGATCCGGCCAGCATGAAGAGCACGCTGGACCTGCTCACCGTCACCGATCCTTCCTTCGATGCCAAGGCCATCGACCTCGGCAAGACCTTCGACGGCAGCTTCCTGAAGAAGGTGCCGGCGCAATGA
- a CDS encoding ABC transporter permease, producing the protein MAQRRTAWTRLTTPFAGIPKEAVLAAGALIWVAVIGGWAVLSYGGVVPKMFLPTPGVVASTAWRMASDGTLAFHTLTSAEVVVIGFLVSSAISVPLGLWMGTYRVVQAGLEPLVNFIRYLPVTSFVPLFILWIGIGLEQRVTVIFFGTFFQQLVMISDCARGVSRDLVNASYTLGTKRREVVWHVIFPAALPAILDTLRVTMGWAWTYLVVAELVAASSGLGYISLKAMRGFQVDVIFMAIAAIGILGLVTDTAFRILRAKVAPWAS; encoded by the coding sequence ATGGCACAGCGCCGGACGGCCTGGACGCGGCTGACGACGCCGTTCGCCGGCATCCCGAAGGAGGCGGTGCTCGCCGCCGGCGCCCTGATCTGGGTCGCGGTCATCGGCGGCTGGGCCGTGCTCTCCTATGGCGGCGTGGTGCCGAAGATGTTCCTGCCGACGCCGGGCGTGGTCGCCTCGACCGCCTGGCGCATGGCCTCGGACGGCACCCTCGCCTTTCACACCCTGACCAGCGCCGAGGTGGTCGTCATCGGCTTCCTCGTCTCCTCGGCCATCTCGGTGCCGCTCGGCCTGTGGATGGGCACCTACCGCGTGGTGCAGGCCGGGCTGGAGCCGCTGGTCAACTTCATCCGCTACCTGCCGGTGACCTCCTTCGTGCCGCTGTTCATCCTGTGGATCGGCATCGGCCTGGAGCAGCGGGTCACCGTCATCTTCTTCGGCACCTTCTTCCAGCAGCTGGTGATGATTTCCGATTGCGCCCGCGGCGTCTCGCGCGACCTCGTCAACGCCTCCTACACCCTCGGCACCAAGCGCCGCGAGGTGGTGTGGCACGTCATCTTCCCCGCCGCCCTGCCCGCCATCCTCGACACGCTGCGCGTCACCATGGGCTGGGCCTGGACCTATCTCGTCGTCGCCGAGCTGGTCGCGGCCTCGAGCGGCCTGGGCTATATCAGCCTCAAGGCGATGCGCGGCTTCCAGGTCGACGTCATCTTCATGGCCATCGCAGCGATCGGCATCCTCGGCCTCGTCACCGACACGGCCTTCCGGATCCTGCGGGCCAAGGTGGCGCCATGGGCGAGCTGA
- a CDS encoding ABC transporter substrate-binding protein encodes MIKHLLRKSMTTAALLALGLGLSGAAEAGTIRLGMTTWVGYGPLFLARDLGYFKEAGLNVDLKIIEESSLYMAAVAGGDLDGAASTVDELMKYRSSDLCFKYVLALDDSHGGDGVITQADVTSLKDLKGKAVAFNEGSVSEFWFNVLLKKEGMTEDDVTVTNMTADDAAAAFIAGRVPAAVTWEPHLTEVRKQGKGKVLVDSASTPGLIVDVVALKCDVIDKHPDDVKALIKGYYKAVDYIKTNPDKAYEIMAKGVGGYLEKPADFADAAKGVNYYGRERNAEFFGTPEKSEAADLVKFAQDIWGKAGKLKMPIDTATILDTRFIKSE; translated from the coding sequence ATGATCAAGCATCTGCTCCGCAAATCGATGACGACGGCGGCCCTGCTCGCGCTCGGCCTCGGCCTTTCCGGCGCCGCCGAGGCCGGCACCATCCGCCTCGGCATGACCACCTGGGTCGGCTACGGCCCGCTGTTCCTGGCGCGCGACCTCGGCTACTTCAAGGAGGCGGGGCTCAACGTCGACCTGAAAATCATCGAGGAATCCTCGCTCTACATGGCGGCGGTCGCCGGCGGCGACCTCGACGGCGCGGCCTCCACGGTCGACGAGCTGATGAAATACCGCTCGTCCGACCTGTGCTTCAAATATGTCCTGGCGCTCGATGACAGCCATGGCGGCGACGGCGTCATCACCCAGGCGGACGTCACCTCGCTGAAGGACCTCAAGGGCAAGGCCGTCGCCTTCAACGAGGGCTCGGTCTCCGAGTTCTGGTTCAACGTGCTCCTGAAGAAGGAGGGCATGACGGAAGACGACGTCACCGTCACCAACATGACGGCGGACGATGCCGCCGCCGCCTTCATCGCCGGCCGCGTCCCCGCCGCCGTGACCTGGGAGCCGCACCTCACCGAGGTGCGCAAGCAGGGCAAGGGCAAGGTGCTGGTCGATTCCGCCTCGACCCCCGGCCTGATCGTCGACGTGGTGGCGCTGAAATGCGACGTGATCGACAAGCACCCCGACGACGTCAAGGCGCTGATCAAGGGCTATTACAAGGCCGTCGACTACATCAAGACCAACCCCGACAAGGCCTATGAAATCATGGCCAAGGGCGTGGGCGGCTATCTGGAGAAGCCGGCCGACTTCGCCGACGCCGCCAAGGGCGTCAACTATTACGGCCGCGAGCGCAACGCCGAGTTCTTCGGCACGCCCGAGAAGAGCGAGGCGGCGGACCTGGTCAAGTTCGCCCAGGACATCTGGGGCAAGGCCGGCAAGCTGAAGATGCCGATCGACACCGCGACGATCCTCGACACGCGCTTCATCAAGAGCGAGTGA
- a CDS encoding ABC transporter permease produces MHPLKLFLLQALVAVAFLVVWHVGSKVPIAGKYLLPEFFFSTPLDVLGRVVKLFAGGTIWKHLWITLAETMLAFVIGSAGGIAVGFWFARQPLVAAVFDPYVKMVNALPRVVLAPIFMLWLGLGIWSKVALGVTLVFFIVFFNVYQGVKEVSPVVLANARLMGMNERQLFRNVYWPSALSWMFSSLHTSVGFALVGAVVGEYLGSAAGLGYLIHQAEGVFDVTGVFAGMVVLSAFVLVIDWVVTRIEHRLLVWRPPAAGGQA; encoded by the coding sequence ATCCATCCCCTCAAGCTCTTCCTGCTGCAGGCCCTGGTCGCCGTGGCCTTCCTCGTGGTCTGGCATGTCGGCTCGAAAGTGCCGATCGCCGGGAAATATCTGCTGCCGGAATTCTTCTTCTCCACGCCCCTCGACGTGCTCGGGCGCGTGGTGAAGCTGTTCGCCGGCGGCACGATCTGGAAGCATCTTTGGATCACCCTGGCCGAGACCATGCTCGCCTTCGTCATCGGCTCGGCCGGCGGCATCGCCGTCGGCTTCTGGTTCGCCCGCCAGCCCTTGGTCGCCGCGGTGTTCGACCCCTATGTCAAGATGGTCAACGCGCTGCCCCGCGTCGTGCTGGCGCCGATCTTCATGCTCTGGCTCGGCCTCGGCATCTGGTCGAAGGTGGCGCTGGGCGTGACGCTGGTGTTCTTCATCGTCTTCTTCAACGTCTACCAGGGTGTCAAGGAGGTGAGCCCGGTGGTGCTCGCCAATGCCCGGCTGATGGGCATGAACGAGCGGCAATTGTTCCGCAACGTCTACTGGCCCTCGGCGCTGTCCTGGATGTTCTCTTCGCTCCACACCTCGGTCGGCTTCGCGCTGGTCGGCGCGGTCGTGGGCGAATATCTCGGCTCGGCCGCCGGGCTCGGCTATCTCATCCACCAGGCCGAGGGCGTGTTCGACGTGACCGGCGTCTTCGCCGGCATGGTCGTGCTCTCGGCCTTCGTGCTGGTCATCGACTGGGTGGTGACCCGCATCGAGCACCGCCTCCTGGTCTGGCGCCCGCCCGCCGCCGGCGGCCAGGCCTGA